The following proteins come from a genomic window of Saccharomyces mikatae IFO 1815 strain IFO1815 genome assembly, chromosome: 7:
- the CDC43 gene encoding protein geranylgeranyltransferase type I subunit CDC43 (similar to Saccharomyces cerevisiae CDC43 (YGL155W); ancestral locus Anc_2.312), translated as MCHVTNDLRKAVAKKHKKFFERHLQLLPSSHQGHDVNRMAIIFYSIVGLSIFDVDVPKKYGNNISWMRKHYIKKMLNDTNNTVISGFVGSLVMDIPNATTINLANTLFALLSMIMLKDYEYFETILDRESLLRFVSRCQLPASGSFVSCLDYNKNSASLVDSDDLRFCYIAVAILYICGCRSKKDFDRYIDTEKLLGYIMSQQCCSGAFGTHNEPHAGYTSCALSTLALLSSLEKLPDKFREDTLTWLLHRQVSSRGCMKFENDLNATYDQTDDGGFQGRENKFADTCYAFWCLNSLQLLTKDWKALCQTELTTNYLLDRTQKTLTGGFSKNDEEDADLYHSCLGSAALALIEGGFNGELCIPQEAFNEFCRCVIIRAP; from the coding sequence ATGTGTCATGTCACCAACGACTTAAGGAAAGCTGTGGCCAAAAAACATAAGAAGTTTTTTGAGAGGCATTTACAGTTGCTCCCCTCTTCGCACCAGGGACACGACGTGAACAGGATggcaataatattctaCTCTATAGTAGGGCTCTCGATATTTGACGTCGACGTGCCTAAAAAGTatggcaataatattagcTGGATGCGCAAACATTAtatcaagaaaatgctGAATGACACAAACAATACTGTAATATCGGGGTTTGTCGGAAGTTTAGTTATGGATATTCCTAACGCTACAACGATTAATTTAGCCAATACACTCTTTGCATTGTTGTCTATGATCATGCTGAAAGATTACGAATACTTTGAAACTATACTAGACAGAGAGAGTCTTCTGAGGTTCGTTTCTAGGTGCCAACTACCTGCCAGTGGCTCATTTGTATCTTGCTTAGATTATAACAAGAATTCCGCATCTTTAGTTGATTCAGACGATTTAAGATTCTGCTACATTGCAGTTGccattttatatatatgtggGTGCCGATCCaagaaagattttgatagaTACATTGATACTGAGAAATTGCTTGGGTATATAATGTCACAACAATGTTGTAGCGGAGCTTTCGGTACCCACAATGAACCACATGCGGGGTACACCTCTTGTGCACTGTCTACTTTAGCCTTATTATCTAGTCTTGAAAAGCTACCCGATAAGTTTAGAGAAGACACTCTAACGTGGTTGTTACATAGGCAAGTATCAAGCCGGGGGTGTATGAAGTTCGAAAATGATTTGAATGCTACCTATGACCAAACCGATGATGGTGGTTTTCAGGGCAGGGAGAATAAGTTTGCTGATACATGTTACGCATTCTGGTGCTTAAATTCATTGCAACTTCTTACAAAAGATTGGAAGGCGCTATGTCAAACTGAACTAACAACAAACTACCTGCTTGATCGGACACAGAAAACATTAACTGGAGGTTTTAGTaagaatgatgaagaagatgccGATTTATATCACAGCTGTCTGGGAAGTGCTGCCTTAGCGTTAATTGAGGGTGGATTTAATGGAGAATTATGCATACCTCAAGAAGCgtttaatgaattttgCAGGTGTGTCATTATTAGGGCTCCATAG
- the AMS1 gene encoding alpha-mannosidase (similar to Saccharomyces cerevisiae AMS1 (YGL156W); ancestral locus Anc_2.311) yields the protein MSSEGIVYDPQFKPVQGIYENRLRQFIDTGGDYHDLNLPKFYDKERISLDHDHVKVWWYQVPFERGSSPVSPDKRPSWKSIIERDKKGELEFREANINQPFGPSWSTTWFKVKISLPEDWFKSDEQLLFQWDCSNEGVVIDPNTLIPVTAFSGGERTEYVLPKSPDGKYFFYIEAGNNGMFGCGAGSTINPPDDNRFFHLRKADIVWPDLDARGLYIDFWMLGDAARELPGDSWQKHKARQLGNAVMDLFDPNDRSSVRRCRDLLKSEYFDTFVESSKVYEQGESQVLTNVYGIGNCHIDTAWLWPFAETRRKIVRSWSSQCTLMDRFPEYKFVASQAQQFKWLLEDHPEFFNKVLIPKVQQSQFFAVGGTWVENDTNIPSGESLARQFFFGQRFFLKHFGLKSKIFWLPDTFGYSSQMPQLCRLSGIDRFLTQKLSWNNINSFPHSTFNWAGIDGSQLLTHMPPGNTYTADSHFGDVLRTAKQNKTPEYYGSGLMLYGKGDGGGGPTEEMLQKMRRIRSMNNRNGNVIPKLHVGITVDEFYDDILKRTNEGRDLPTWCGELYFEFHRGTYTSQAQTKKFMRLSEVKLHDLEWIATKTSVLYPDSYEYPSEKINKLWENVLLCQFHDVLPGSCIEMVYKYEAIPILHNVVKECTSLIDRTILFLQGQSKTDLVELGTLTWSKPEKTFEECSLNGSYTSSVTGYDDYIVLANGKLKVIICKKTGVITSITDETLGVEYLDTKHGRNKSGANQFVIFDDKPLGWQAWDTELYSVNQFKYINKPKKVQVSCNTKEKCAVEVIFQISEKCKVKSIISLTATTANDAKLSKVDISTTVENWDARNKFLKVEFPVNVRNDFASYETQFGITKRPTHYNTSWDVAKFEVCHHKFADYSEYSKGVSILNDCKYGFSTHGNLMRLSLLRSPKAPDAHADMGTHEIKYAIYPHRGALSSDTVKLAHEFNYNFKYRVPRDIGQNFDDIISISGDENVILSNVKRGEDDSAIKSNYSLKPTDEQSIVVRVYESLGGESFASLNTKLNLKRIEKIDNLEMEVFKSLTATRDESNHAINRIPIKLRPFEIASFKLYF from the coding sequence ATGTCATCTGAGGGTATTGTCTATGATCCTCAGTTCAAGCCTGTCCAGGGAATCTATGAGAATAGATTAAGGCAATTTATTGATACTGGTGGAGACTACCACGACCTGAATTTACCCAAGTTTTATGACAAAGAACGTATTTCATTAGATCATGATCATGTTAAAGTTTGGTGGTATCAGGTTCCCTTTGAACGTGGTTCCTCTCCCGTTTCTCCTGATAAGAGGCCATCTTGGAAATCTATCATCGAACGTGATAAGAAGGGGGAATTAGAGTTTAGAGAAGCTAATATAAACCAGCCTTTTGGTCCCAGTTGGTCTACTACCTGGTTCAAAGTGAAAATCTCCTTGCCCGAAGACTGGTTCAAATCTGATGAACAATTACTCTTTCAATGGGACTGCTCTAACGAAGGAGTTGTCATAGACCCGAACACTCTGATTCCTGTAACTGCCTTCTCTGGTGGTGAAAGGACTGAATATGTTTTACCAAAATCACCAGATGGGAagtatttcttttacatTGAAGCTGGCAATAATGGTATGTTTGGTTGCGGCGCAGGATCCACTATAAATCCACCAGATGATAACAGATTCTTTCATTTAAGGAAGGCAGATATTGTTTGGCCTGATCTGGATGCTCGTGGGCTGTACATTGATTTTTGGATGCTAGGAGATGCTGCAAGAGAACTGCCAGGCGATTCTTGGCAAAAACATAAGGCAAGACAACTTGGTAACGCCGTTATGGACCTTTTTGACCCAAATGATCGTTCAAGTGTTCGTAGATGTCGTGATTTACTTAAAAGTGAGTATTTTGATACTTTTGTAGAGAGTAGTAAAGTTTATGAACAAGGAGAATCTCAAGTCTTAACGAACGTTTATGGTATCGGTAACTGCCATATAGACACTGCTTGGCTATGGCCATTCGCAGAaacaagaaggaaaattgTGAGATCTTGGTCTTCTCAATGCACTCTAATGGATCGTTTCCCAGAATATAAATTCGTTGCTTCACAGGCTCAGCAGTTTAAGTGGTTATTAGAAGATCACCCTGAGTTCTTCAACAAAGTATTGATTCCTAAGGTTCAGCAATCTCAATTTTTTGCTGTTGGAGGGACATGGGTCGAAAACGATACCAACATTCCCTCAGGGGAGTCGTTAGCCagacaatttttttttggtcaAAGGTTCTTCCTCAAACATTTTGGCCTCAAGTCAAAGATATTTTGGTTGCCTGATACGTTTGGTTATTCTTCACAGATGCCACAACTTTGCCGCCTATCTGGAATTGATAGATTTCTGActcaaaaactttcttgGAATAATATCAATAGTTTCCCGCACAGTACATTCAACTGGGCGGGTATTGATGGCTCTCAATTGTTGACTCACATGCCTCCTGGCAATACGTATACAGCCGACTCTCACTTTGGAGATGTTTTGCGTACTGCTAAGCAGAACAAGACGCCAGAATATTACGGTTCCGGTTTGATGTTATATGGTAAGGGTGATGGTGGCGGAGGGCCAACTGAGGAGATGTTGCAAAAGATGAGACGCATTAGATCTATGAATAACAGAAATGGCAATGTTATTCCTAAACTACATGTTGGCATTACAGTAGATGAATTTTATGATgacattttgaaaaggacaAATGAAGGCCGTGACTTACCCACATGGTGTGGAGAACTGTATTTCGAGTTTCATAGAGGAACATACACCAGTCAAGCCCAGACCAAAAAATTTATGAGATTATCTGAAGTTAAACTACATGATTTGGAATGGATAGCTACTAAAACATCTGTTTTATATCCCGATTCATATGAATATCCATCCGAGAAGATTAACAAACTCTGGGAAAATGTTCTATTATGTCAATTTCATGATGTCCTACCAGGTTCCTGTATCGAAATGGTATATAAGTACGAAGCTATACCTATATTGCATAACGTCGTCAAGGAATGCACCTCATTAATAGACAGAACCATTCTGTTTCTTCAGGGTCAAAGTAAAACTGATTTAGTTGAGCTAGGGACATTAACATGGTCAAAACCGGAAAAGACGTTTGAAGAGTGCTCTTTGAATGGCAGCTATACTTCTTCAGTAACTGGATACGATGACTATATAGTCCTTGCTAATGGAAAGTTGAAAGTTATCATTTGCAAAAAGACTGGTGTGATCACGAGTATTACAGATGAGACTTTGGGAGTGGAATACCTGGATACGAAGCATGGTAGAAACAAATCTGGTGCAAATCaatttgtcatttttgatGACAAGCCTTTGGGCTGGCAGGCTTGGGACACCGAACTATACTCCGTCAACCAattcaaatatatcaataAGCCAAAAAAGGTTCAAGTTTCTTGTAAcacgaaagaaaaatgcgCTGTTGAAGTTATCTTCCAAATCTCTGAGAAATGTAAAGTTAAATCAATAATATCGCTTACTGCAACCACAGCAAATGATGCTAAGTTGAGTAAAGTCGACATTTCTACCACGGTAGAGAACTGGGATGCCAGGAACAAATTCTTAAAAGTTGAATTTCCTGTTAATGTTCGTAATGATTTTGCTTCATATGAAACCCAATTCGGGATTACCAAAAGACCAACTCATTATAATACCTCATGGGATGTCGCGAAATTTGAGGTTTGCCATCATAAATTTGCTGATTATTCTGAATACAGCAAAGGTGTTTCTATTTTAAATGATTGCAAATATGGATTTTCTACGCACGGTAACTTGATGAGGTTGTCATTATTAAGATCTCCAAAGGCTCCAGATGCACATGCTGATATGGGTACACACGAGATAAAATATGCTATCTACCCACATAGGGGTGCATTATCTAGTGACACTGTTAAGCTGGCCCATGAATTCAATTACAATTTCAAGTACAGGGTACCTAGGGATATTGGccaaaattttgatgacaTCATAAGTATTTCCGGAGATGAAAACGTCATCCTGTCTAACGTGAAGAGAGGTGAGGATGATAGTGCTATCAAGTCCAACTATTCACTGAAGCCAACGGATGAACAAAGTATTGTAGTAAGAGTTTACGAATCTCTTGGAGGAGAATCCTTTGCTTCTTTGAATACCaaattgaatttgaagCGTATTGAGAAAATCGATAATTTGGAAATGGAAGTTTTTAAGAGTTTGACAGCAACACGAGACGAATCAAACCATGCAATAAACAGAATTCCTATCAAGTTGAGGCCTTTTGAGATTGCTTCATTCAAGTTATATTTCTGA
- the AIM14 gene encoding putative metalloreductase (similar to Saccharomyces cerevisiae AIM14 (YGL160W); ancestral locus Anc_1.379), translating into MDTKDLPNNPFVKRHSETHFANIKYGYYVVVISLAYVIMLVLLRTFGTRTPARSASPIKNKMIYRFYNIDPAFHIGILFFALLVPFYYHYSLITQSTVYLKRLGRLSYALIPLNLFLTLRPNWILGKKFTYTDFIPFHKWFSRVVTMIGLLHGIFFIIKWAIDDNVSLKQKLIFKTFNFVGFIISILVVFLLICSIGPMRRYNYRLFYIVHNLVNLAFILLTPIHSRPSVKFPFLLLNCILLLVHMINRVIFAKPVTVLNKDANYATTNLVHVRLPRAALPKSYEPGSHIRISPYRRMNPLYWLLPSHPYTIASLAEDDSIDLIVKETSTSKQGGQIESLRSNPKSFHLDQERTYTLVSSYPPSVPTKCFSQGTNIAIVCGGSGISFGLPLFRHFFTKEDVKFLKMIWLIKDYSEYGLVLNYLKTNGLDFEKIGSSNKKFLVFISGEYSEETRLNGTTTSIDDENSEYEMGSFNNEDEDLSISKNNSKNAYRNKSRETSDDPTGENGDLIEVKSKRYFTLFNELKGFQQESAEVKEDETWLFSCGPPSLLQLTEKYCHDENINYVCETYGL; encoded by the coding sequence ATGGATACAAAGGATTTACCTAACAATCCTTTCGTCAAAAGACACTCCGAGACACATTTTGCTAATATCAAGTACGGATACTATGTGGTTGTAATATCTTTGGCTTATGTGATTATGTTGGTTCTTCTAAGAACCTTCGGGACGAGGACCCCAGCTAGGTCAGCGTCACCAATCAAGAATAAGATGATTTATCGGTTCTATAATATAGATCCCGCATTTCATATAGGTATATTGTTTTTTGCACTTCTGGTTCCTTTCTACTACCATTACTCTCTAATCACCCAATCTACGGTCTATTTAAAAAGATTAGGGAGGTTGAGTTATGCGTTAATTCCGTTAAACTTATTCCTCACTTTAAGGCCTAATTGGATTCTCGGGAAAAAGTTCACTTACACTGACTTTATACCATTCCATAAATGGTTTTCACGTGTCGTCACAATGATTGGTCTTCTTCAtgggattttttttatcattaaaTGGGCCATAGACGATAACGTTTCTCTAAAACAGAAATTGATTTTTAAGACTTTCAATTTTGTGGGATTCATAATATCAATCTTGGTAGTTTTTTTGCTCATATGCTCGATTGGACCTATGAGAAGATACAACTATCGTCTGTTTTATATTGTGCATAACCTAGTCAACCTCGCGTTCATATTGCTCACCCCGATACACTCGAGGCCGAGCGTTAAGTTCCCATTTCTTCTACTAAACTGTATCCTGTTACTCGTCCATATGATCAATAGAGTAATATTTGCGAAACCTGTAACAGTGTTGAACAAGGATGCGAACTATGCAACTACAAATTTAGTTCATGTAAGACTGCCCAGAGCCGCCCTTCCAAAGTCTTACGAACCGGGATCACATATCAGAATAAGTCCTTACAGAAGAATGAATCCACTTTACTGGTTATTACCATCACATCCTTACACAATTGCGTCCTTAGCCGAGGACGATTCAATCGACCTCATTGTAAAGGAAACCTCGACATCCAAGCAAGGTGGCCAGATAGAATCTCTTCGCAGCAATCCGAAATCCTTTCATTTGGACCAAGAAAGAACTTATACTTTGGTTAGCAGCTACCCTCCCTCTGTACCTACAAAATGTTTCTCTCAAGGTACGAACATAGCTATTGTATGCGGTGGGTCTGGTATATCATTTGGCCTACCATTATTCAGGCATTTTTTTACCAAAGAGGATGTAAAATTCCTGAAAATGATTTGGTTAATAAAGGATTACTCTGAATATGGACTTGTTTTAAATTATTTAAAGACGAATGGGttagattttgaaaagatagGCTCAAGTAACAAGAAGTTTTTAGTATTCATTAGTGGAGAGTACTCGGAGGAAACGCGATTGAACGGAACCACAACCTCTAtcgatgatgaaaattcaGAGTATGAAATGGGATCTTTCAAcaatgaagacgaagatctttcaatttctaaaaataatTCGAAAAATGCTTACCGTAATAAATCACGGGAGACAAGTGACGATCCCACTGGAGAGAATGGTGACTTGATCGAAGTAAAATCTAAACGCTAttttactcttttcaatgaattgaaagGCTTTCAACAAGAAAGCGCAGAAGtgaaagaagatgaaacttGGCTGTTTTCATGTGGGCCTCCATCGTTACTACAGTTGACTGAGAAATATTGTCATGATGAAAACATCAATTATGTCTGTGAAACCTACGGATTGTAA
- the RCK1 gene encoding putative serine/threonine protein kinase RCK1 (similar to Saccharomyces cerevisiae RCK1 (YGL158W) and RCK2 (YLR248W); ancestral locus Anc_1.390): MSVNQKFVVDGIDFCSQTPNITDGQNKLHRITSNSDNLHGSFVSDCRRSSLSVDIDTTSSDTENGDEICLESRLHDDGYFDDIFPVELELDKVSDTSSYYSSLEYQFPEQSELHNYKLLDKIGEGAFSRVFKAVDITGVDQTPVAIKVITKENILSNEISEDDNRIKSSSRKQVMNECAIHRMVSKDNPYCTKFIGFQESASYYYLVSELVTGGEIFDKIVQLTYFSEDLARHVVTQVAIAVKHMHLMGIVHRDIKPENLLFEPIPFQGHQGDAQKEDEFKLGVGGGGIGLVKLMDFGLAKRIYDNTAKTPCGTIEYTSPEIFCSKPYSMEVDMWGIGCVLFTLLCGYPPFYEKSHTKLVKKICKGDYEFLAPWWDDISSGAKNAITHLLEVDPSKRYDINDFLNDPWLNSYDCLKPSQSETYVTVDSILNGSFDEATEILHSALSYQSQKRDDIDHTRHGNTEYIYMAEEERELRGSWIGEPKGHLTLDITRSSVYRRRKDKILFW; encoded by the coding sequence atgtcagtaaaccaaaaatttgtaGTAGATGGCATCGATTTTTGCTCACAAACGCCAAATATCACTGACGGCCAAAATAAACTTCATAGAATAACAAGCAATTCAGACAATTTGCACGGCTCCTTCGTATCCGATTGCCGTAGATCATCCCTTTCAGTGGACATTGATACCACCTCATCAGATACAGAAAATGGAGACGAGATTTGTTTGGAAAGTAGGCTCCATGACGACGGATATTTCGATGACATTTTTCCGGTTGAATTGGAATTAGACAAAGTCTCTGACACGTCATCATACTATTCCAGTTTGGAATACCAGTTCCCTGAACAATCAGAGTTGCACAATTATAAACTTCTCGATAAAATTGGTGAAGGAGCTTTTTCCCGAGTATTCAAAGCAGTAGACATCACCGGGGTTGACCAAACTCCTGTTGCTATCAAAGTAATCACGAAGGAAAATATTCTGAGCAATGAAATTTCAGAAGATGACAATCGAATCAAAAGTTCCAGCAGAAAGCAGGTAATGAACGAATGTGCTATTCACAGAATGGTTTCGAAGGATAATCCATACTGCACAAagtttattggattccaaGAATCCGCCTCTTATTACTATTTAGTGTCAGAATTGGTCACTGGCGGCGAAATATTTGACAAGATTGTCCAACTAACATATTTCAGCGAAGACTTGGCTCGCCATGTTGTTACACAAGTGGCAATAGCTGTCAAACATATGCACCTTATGGGTATTGTCCATCGCGATATTAAACCAGAAAACTTACTATTCGAACCTATTCCGTTTCAGGGCCACCAAGGGGACgcacaaaaagaagatgagtttaAGCTAGGTGTCGGTGGGGGCGGTATTGGACTGGTGAAGTTAATGGATTTCGGATTGGCCAAGAGAATTTATGACAACACCGCAAAAACTCCATGCGGGACGATAGAATACACCTCACCAGAAATATTCTGCTCAAAACCATATTCAATGGAAGTCGATATGTGGGGTATTGGTTGCGTACTATTCACACTCTTATGTGGATACCCTCCATTCTACGAGAAGAGCCATACAAAATtagtgaagaaaatatgtaAAGGAGACTATGAATTCTTGGCACCATGGTGGGACGATATAAGCTCCGGAGCCAAGAACGCAATTACCCATCTTCTGGAAGTTGACCCAAGCAAGAGATACGATATCAATGACTTTCTAAATGACCCTTGGTTAAACTCGTACGATTGTTTGAAGCCCTCACAATCAGAAACCTATGTTACCGTTGACAGCATTTTAAATGGCTCATTCGATGAGGCAACAGAGATCCTTCATTCTGCATTAAGCTatcaatctcaaaaaagaGATGATATTGATCACACCAGACATGGAAACACAGAATATATTTACATGGCCGAAGAAGAGAGAGAATTAAGGGGCAGTTGGATTGGTGAACCCAAGGGTCATTTAACTTTAGACATTACAAGATCTTCTGTGTAccgaagaagaaaagataaaatcCTCTTCTGGTAA
- the ARI1 gene encoding carbonyl reductase (NADPH-dependent) ARI1 (similar to Saccharomyces cerevisiae ARI1 (YGL157W)) — MTTDNNTTVFVSGATGFIALHIVNDLLKAGYKVIGSGRSQEKNNSLLKKFNNNPRLSMEIVEDIAAPNAFDEVFKKHGKEIKIVLHTASPFHFQTTNFERDLLTPAVNGTKSILEAIKKYAAETVEKVVVTSSTAALVDPTDMGNANLVITEKSWNKDTWESCQANAVAAYCGSKKFAERTAWDFLKENQGNVKFTLSTINPGYVFGPQMFADSLKISVNTSSGIISGLICSKVGDKFYNNCGPFIDVRDVSKAHLVAIEKPECAGQRLVLSEGLFCSQGVVDILNEEFPQLNGKIAIGEPRSGPSFLEKNSCKFDNSKTKNLLGFKFYNFKDCIIDTAVQMLEVQIKN; from the coding sequence ATGACTACTGACAATAATACAACGGTTTTCGTCTCTGGTGCAACGGGCTTCATTGCTTTACACATTGTCAACGACTTATTGAAAGCTGGCTATAAAGTTATCGGTTCAGGGAGatctcaagaaaaaaacaattctttattgaagaaattcaataaCAATCCCAGATTGTCAATGGAAATTGTGGAAGATATTGCTGCTCCAAACGCCTTTGAtgaagttttcaaaaaacaCGGTAAAGAAATTAAGATTGTATTACACACAGCTTCTCCATTCCATTTCCAAACTACGAATTTTGAAAGGGATCTTTTAACTCCAGCTGTTAACGGTACCAAATCTATTCTAGAAGCAATTAAGAAATACGCCGCCGAAACCGTCGAAAAAGTCGTCGTTACTTCTTCTACTGCTGCTCTAGTGGATCCTACAGACATGGGAAACGCTAACTTGGTGATTACTGAAAAAAGTTGGAATAAGGATACTTGGGAGAGTTGTCAAGCTAATGCCGTTGCCGCATATTGCGGTTCGAAAAAGTTTGCTGAGAGAACTGCTTGGGATTTCCTGAAAGAAAACCAGGGAAATGTTAAGTTCACATTATCCACCATCAATCCCGGATACGTCTTTGGCCCTCAAATGTTCGCCGATTCGCTGAAAATTAGTGTAAATACCTCTTCAGGCATTATATCCGGGTTGATCTGTTCTAAGGTAGGTGATAAATTCTACAATAACTGCGGTCCTTTTATTGACGTCCGTGATGTCTCCAAAGCTCACTTAGTTGCGATTGAAAAACCTGAATGTGCCGGCCAAAGACTAGTCTTGAGTGAAGGTTTATTTTGCTCACAAGGAGTCGTTGACATTTTAAATGAGGAATTCCCACAACTAAATGGCAAGATAGCTATAGGAGAACCTAGAAGCGGCCCAagttttttggaaaaaaattcctgCAAATTTGACAACTCAAAGACTAAGAACCTATTGGGATTCAAGTTTTacaatttcaaagattgTATAATTGATACTGCAGTACAAATGCTAGAAgttcaaatcaaaaactAA
- the SMKI07G0970 gene encoding uncharacterized protein (similar to Saccharomyces cerevisiae YGL159W; ancestral locus Anc_1.381) — MNNSIITDDEVRAFFLNCSSHTIIESLIGLHESLRLYSQNHEILPNRIFKELDESNKDSKISHIFMPVVSKDFSGIKILVNNNNKNFQGVINLLEPETGNLIGCFEAKQITAIRTALVSCIGLYKQLSDPYDALFKFEDNTCHLTCFGTGLQAFWHIFVAIKILGSVAVKDSLKLIEINILYHKNMMDLDCLESLSKSFGSDLRIKFNQYQLNDVSSKNNEVVSTSDIIFGCLPTLEPNLYLEQLENNKDSTVQKHTYISLIGSYKPVMHECDKKLIDKFKFNDENVRILVDSRQHTLLESGELIDSSIAPHDTIEIGEMNSMKDIVLNLNEGNCKRTITLCKIVGLAVMDVALAKKFLSLRAMDSMSREQVSF, encoded by the coding sequence ATGAACAATTCCATAATTACTGATGATGAGGTTAGAGCGttctttttaaattgttCTTCGCATACAATCATCGAATCTCTTATCGGTTTGCATGAATCATTGAGACTCTATTCCCAAAACCACGAGATACTGCCCAATAGgatattcaaagaattggaTGAAAGCAATAAGGATTCTAAGATATCTCATATATTTATGCCTGTTGTGAGCAAGGACTTTTCAGGgataaaaattttagtgaataacaacaacaaaaattttcaaggtGTAATTAACCTTCTTGAACCCGAAACAGGAAATTTGATTGGATGTTTTGAAGCCAAACAAATTACTGCTATAAGAACTGCATTAGTGTCATGTATTGGCTTGTATAAGCAACTGTCAGATCCATATGATGCCTTGTTCAAATTTGAGGATAACACTTGTCATTTGACATGCTTTGGAACTGGTCTACAGGCTTTTTGGCACATATTCGTAGCCATTAAAATATTAGGATCAGTGGCAGTGAAAGACTCTTTGAAACTAAttgaaataaatatactaTACCACAAGAACATGATGGATCTAGATTGTTTGGAATCATTGAGCAAGTCATTTGGAAGTGATTTGAGAATAAAATTTAATCAGTACCAATTGAATGATGTGAgctcaaaaaataatgaagttGTTTCTACTAGTGATATTATATTTGGTTGCCTACCTACTCTAGAGCCCAATCTGTATCTTGAGCAACtggaaaataataaagattCTACAGTGCAGAAACATACATATATCTCGTTAATTGGGAGTTACAAGCCAGTAATGCATGAATGCGATAAGAAGTTGATCgataaattcaaatttaatGACGAAAATGTTCGCATATTAGTAGACTCAAGGCAACATACACTACTAGAATCAGGAGAATTGATTGATTCGAGTATCGCCCCTCATGATACTATTGAAATTGGTGAAATGAACTCTATGAAGGATATTGTCTTAAACTTGAATGAAGGCAACTGTAAAAGAACTATCACCTTATGCAAAATTGTTGGCTTAGCGGTGATGGATGTAGCACTTGCCAAGAAATTCTTAAGTTTAAGAGCAATGGATTCAATGAGTAGAGAACAAGTCTCGTTTTAG